A single genomic interval of Coccidioides posadasii str. Silveira chromosome 1, complete sequence harbors:
- a CDS encoding uncharacterized protein (EggNog:ENOG410PQC7~COG:S~TransMembrane:6 (o48-71i139-161o173-196i217-242o262-283i351-376o)~BUSCO:9823at33183), giving the protein MSSAVSTAAHHLVKRAVSEMPRAIRMVRQPNSPSGDTDGDGKPQGSPMALFILATTTFAFLLVLGIISYTLGMIVPTLAIVEDPQPAAYVSIDSVDDDGRPKTLPGADSEHLVQKGPITTKIRTTLKHLRARGGFWAPFRGMAVFLLYVFSRSILVTLFSFGASYSHLLTRSLATIAAEVALTAISLTWVHTVISEPSANTRPFWRRIPAYRIWRKVVPAVALQSVASQICFLIPLYLGIAIHSIRMDDESLVKMPQLNRPTAGTAAGSIAILLLTLALTVLIEIPATVTMIRVAASALSPDVDTIVPFDRTFNGKIEPAVLGGGCLGLLDAWKSFTWPSRVRLMKLVAKYFAITMAVGFAFGAILAVEIVTVAGGTVDKVFDGKN; this is encoded by the exons ATGTCGAGCGCCGTCTCCACTGCGGCTCACCATCTGGTGAAGAGGGCTGTATCCGAGATGCCGCGAGCGATCCGGATGGTCCGCCAGCCCAACAGCCCTAGCGGCGATACCGACGGCGACGGAAAGCCCCAGGGATCTCCCATGGCTCTGTTCATACTGGCGACGACGACGTTTGCTTTCCTACTTGTCCTAGGCATT ATCAGCTACACACTTGGTATGATCGTGCCCACTCTGGCTATCGTCGAAGATCCGCAACCCGCAGCGTACGTCTCGATTGACAGCGTGGATGACGATGGACGGCCGAAAACCCTTCCAGGAGCTGATTCCGAACACTTGGTTCAGAAAGGCCCCATAACCACAAAGATTAGGACTACCCTCAAACATCTCAGGGCTCGCGGGGGTTTCTGGGCCCCTTTCCGCGGAATGGCTGTCTTCCTGCTCTACGTCTTTTCGCGCTCAATCCTCGTCACCCTCTTCTCCTTTGGTGCTTCATATTCGCACCTCCTTACCCGCTCCTTGGCCACCATCGCAGCAGAAGTAGCACTCACTGCCATCAGCTTGACCTGGGTTCACACGGTCATCTCGGAGCCATCGGCCAACACCCGACCGTTCTGGAGACGTATCCCCGCGTATCGCATCTGGAGAAAGGTCGTTCCCGCGGTTGCCCTTCAGTCAGTGGCGTCTCAGATCTGTTTCCTCATCCCCCTCTATCTCGGTATCGCCATTCACAGCATTCGCATGGACGACGAGTCCCTCGTGAAAATGCCACAGCTCAACAGGCCCACCGCCGGAACAGCAGCAGGCTCGATTGCTATCTTGCTGCTCACGCTTGCTTTGACTGTCCTGATTGAGATCCCGGCCACCGTCACCATGATCCGTGTTGCTGCTTCGGCGCTCTCGCCGGATGTTGACACCATCGTTCCCTTTGATCGTACGTTTAACGGAAAAATCGAGCCCGCCGTGCTGGGTGGGGGTTGTCTAGGATTGCTCGATGCATGGAAGAGTTTCACCTGGCCGTCGCGCGTCCGCCTCATGAAGCTTGTTGCCAAGTACTTTGCCATAACCATGGCCGTCGGTTTCGCGTTTGGTGCGATTCTCGCTGTAGAGATCGTCACCGTCGCAGGCGGAACCGTTGACAAAGTTTTCGACGGAAAGAACTAA